Below is a window of Diaminobutyricibacter sp. McL0608 DNA.
GCTGGGCGACGGAGCCTACGCGATGCTTCCGTGGGGGCTGGTCAAGAAGTGGGCGGACACGATCCCGAAAGCGGAACTGCTCGCGGCCCTCGCCGAACACAAGACGCACGTGATCCGGGCGGATGCTCCGGTCGCAGAGACGCCCCAGATCGAAATCGGTCCGGGTCAGCTCTGGAGCCAGGTGACGTTCACGGTGCCGTAGGGGCGACAGGCGCGGATGCTGGGGCCGGCGCGGCCGGTGTCGTCGGTGAGGCCGGTGTCGTCGGTGCGGGCGCGACCTGGCCGGGCAGCGGGTTGAGAGTCTCCCAGGTGGGATCGGCCCACTGGATGGTCGGGGTGATGCGCGGCACGTAACCCGCCGCCCCCTCGATGCGGGCGCGCACGCTCGAATGGAGCACCGCATCCGACGGGATGGGACGCGTGCGGTCGATGAAGATCTTGTAGATCCACGGGTTCTTGTGAATGATCCCCTTGACGTTGTCGGCGCTGACCGTGCACGACTTCGCGTACGCGGGCGGCTCCACGAGCATCCCTTCTTCGACCGCGCCCTCCACGATCCACTTCAGCGACACCGCCGACAGGCGGCCGTCGTCGGGGAAGGTACCCCCCACATCCGTGTGCACGCCGGCGAACCAGACCTCTTCGAGCTGCGAGTCGTCGGTCGGCGTCACGAGGTATTCGCGGAACGGGCGGCGCTTCTCGTCGATCGACACCGCGTGCCGCACCCGCGCGTCGTTAACGAGCTTGCGCGTGTACGGCCACTTGATGTCCCACTTCAGGATGCCTGCCGCTTTCACCGTGTCGAACGCACCGAGGTAAGCGACTGGGACAGTCGTGCGCTGCCCGGTGACTTTGCGGGAAAAATTGGCCGTGAACTCGTCGATGTCGGCCCAGTGGTCTTTGTCGTCGCCTCGCTTGCGGGCGAACTCGGCGACGGCATACGGCACGAGATTCTCCGACCCGGGGTAAAGCAGGCCGATGGTCCGCAGCATGCCCGACAGCGCGCGGGCGGTGTATGCGCCACGGCTGAAGCCGAACAGGAAGATGCGGTCACCGGGGCTCCACTGCTGCATGAGCCAGGTGTACGCCTCGCCCAGGTTCTGGCGCAGGCCGTTGCCGAACGCGAGACCGCCGACCCGGGACAGCCCGCGGGCCAGCGCGCCCCAGGATGCGGCCGACGAGAACGTTCCGACACCGGGATCGTAATAGGCGATCTGCTTGTCCGGATCGCTCAGGTCGAGCATCGAGAAGATCTTGATGACGTTCGAATCCCCGGTCGCGCGCGGCTGGGCGCCTGTTCCGTCAAGACAGATCACCAGGTTCTTGCCCATCGGACACCTCCGCACGTCGCCGTGAAGCTCGGTTGGGTTACACGGTAGTGGCGCGGCACCCGCGGTGGCTAGAGGTAACGCTCCGGGTGCTTACTCGGCCAGATGTACGGCAGGTCGGGCGGCACCCCGGAAAAGAGCGGGGCGTAGAAGGCGGGGTCCTTGCGGATCAGGTTCGACTGATGGCTTCGGTGGAGTTCGTCGTCGCCGATCCACCGGGGCAGTTCGAGCTCGTCCTGTCCGACGGCGTCGACCTCTGGGGCGAATGGCAGGACCTGGTCGCGAACGCTGTCAGGGCGCCCCTGGGCGATCCACTCATCCGCCATCACCAGCGTGTATTTCGTCAGCGCGGGGACATACCCGCGCCACATCGTCGTCGCCGGGTGGTGCTGCCAGCCGTACGTCGGGATCGTCACCGCCCGCAGGAGCTGCAGCCCTTCCACGCGCTGCTTGCCGAGTCGCGC
It encodes the following:
- a CDS encoding MSMEG_6728 family protein; protein product: MQTFLPYSSFLESARVLDRARLGKQRVEGLQLLRAVTIPTYGWQHHPATTMWRGYVPALTKYTLVMADEWIAQGRPDSVRDQVLPFAPEVDAVGQDELELPRWIGDDELHRSHQSNLIRKDPAFYAPLFSGVPPDLPYIWPSKHPERYL
- a CDS encoding T6SS phospholipase effector Tle1-like catalytic domain-containing protein, translating into MGKNLVICLDGTGAQPRATGDSNVIKIFSMLDLSDPDKQIAYYDPGVGTFSSAASWGALARGLSRVGGLAFGNGLRQNLGEAYTWLMQQWSPGDRIFLFGFSRGAYTARALSGMLRTIGLLYPGSENLVPYAVAEFARKRGDDKDHWADIDEFTANFSRKVTGQRTTVPVAYLGAFDTVKAAGILKWDIKWPYTRKLVNDARVRHAVSIDEKRRPFREYLVTPTDDSQLEEVWFAGVHTDVGGTFPDDGRLSAVSLKWIVEGAVEEGMLVEPPAYAKSCTVSADNVKGIIHKNPWIYKIFIDRTRPIPSDAVLHSSVRARIEGAAGYVPRITPTIQWADPTWETLNPLPGQVAPAPTTPASPTTPAAPAPASAPVAPTAP